A genomic segment from Solenopsis invicta isolate M01_SB chromosome 5, UNIL_Sinv_3.0, whole genome shotgun sequence encodes:
- the LOC113004859 gene encoding uncharacterized protein LOC113004859, with translation MLINNRKLMFRELVEDLNIACGSVQDIVVNGLGLRCVTEKLVPKDMYFEKETALTSPKTMISKIESHPTFIKRIVTGDETWVYEYETQSSYQPSEGELRISQDQKDHVVFHNNCAKFISLMNAW, from the coding sequence ATGTTGATCAATAACcgcaaattaatgtttagagaGCTGGTAGAGGACTTAAACATTGCTTGTGGATCTGTTCAGGACATTGTGGTTAATGGTTTAGGTTTGCGCTGTGTTACTGAAAAATTGGTTCCGAAGGacatgtattttgaaaaagaaactgcGTTGACATCGCCAAAGACCATGATTTCCAAGATTGAATCTCACCCAACATTCATCAAACGCATCGTTACTGGAGACGAGACGTGGGTTTATGAGTACGAGACGCAATCCAGTTATCAACCGAGTGAAGGAGAGCTCCGAATAAGTCAAGACCAAAAAGACCACGTTGTTTTCCACAACAATTGTGCGAAATTTATCTCGTTGATGAACGCGTGGTAA